The genomic window AGGCGGCCACGGTGATCACGATGCTGTCGGTGCCGCGGGCCGTCCAGGTCTGCAACCAGCCGACGCTGGGGCGCCGCAGCGCGCTGCTCGAGCAACTCGAGCCGAGCCGGGCGGCCGCGATCCTGGAGGACCTGGCGGCCGACCAGCGCACCGACATCGTCCGCCAGATGGGCGAGCACGCGCGCCGGCGGCTGCTGCCCAAGCTCCACGCCGAGGCCCGGGCCGAGGTCGAGCGGCTCTTGCAATACCCGGCCCGCTCGGCCGGCGGCATCATGACCACCGAGTTCGTGCGGCTGGACCCGGCGATGACCGTGGGGCAGGCGCTGCGCCACATCCGCGAGGTGGCTCGCGAGAAGGAGTCGATCTACGCGGGTTACGTCATGGAGCCGGATACCGGGCGGCTCCTGGGCTCGGTCTCGCTCCGGGACCTGGTGATGGCCGAGCTAGAGACGCCCGTGGTGGACATGATGCGGCGGAAGCCGGTCACCGTCAGCGCGCTGGAGGACCAGGAGTCGGTGGCCCACAAGATCGCCAAGTACAACCTGCTGGCGGTGCCGGTGCTGGAGCAGGACGGGAGCGTGGTCGGGTTCGTGACGGTCGACGACGTGATCGACGTCATGATCGAGGAGGGGACCGAGGACCTCCTGCGGATGGCGGCCGTCGAGCCCGGGGCTCTCGACAAGCCCTACTTCGACAACCCCATCCTCCAGGTCGTCCGCAAGCGCATCGGCTGGCTCCTCCTCCTCTTCGTGGCCGAGACCTTCACGGGGACGGTCCTGCGCTACTTCGAGAGCGAGCTGGCGGCCGTCGTCGCGCTCTCCTTCTTCATCCCGCTCCTGATCGGCACCGGCGGGAACGCCGGGGCCCAGACGGTGACCACGATCATCCGGAGCATCGCGCTGGGCGAGATCCGGCTGCGGGATGCCTTGCGGGTGCTGACGCGGGAAGCCAGTGCCGGGGTCGTCATCGGCGTGCTGGTGGGGGTGGTCGCGTTCGGCCGCTCGCTGCTGTGGGGCGTGACGCTGCAGCTGGCCCTGACGGTGTCGATCACCGTGCTGGCGATCTGCGCCTGGTCCACGACGGTGGGCTCCCTCATTCCCCTCGCGGCCCAGCGCCTCCGGATCGATCCCGCCGTGCTGTCGGCGCCGCTCATCACGACGCTGGTGGACGCCACCGGCCTCATCATCTACTTCACGATCGCCAAGGTGATGCTCGGGCTCTGACGCGACCGGCCTGATCGCGGAGGGACGGCTCATGGATGGCAAGATCTGGAGCGACATGTTCCACCCGGGGCTCCCGCTGCTGGAGAAGATCCTGCGCCCGATCCTCGTCTACGTCTTCCTGATCGTCGGCCTCCGGCTGGCCGGCAAGCGGGAGCTCGCCCAGCTCAATCCGTTCGACCTGGTCGTGCTGCTGACGCTGTCCAACACCGTGCAGAACGCGATCATCGGCGACGAGCACTCGGTGACGGGCGGCCTCATCGGCGCCGCGACGCTCCTGGCCCTCAACTACGCGGTCGTCCGCTTCCTCTATGCGCACGAGCGCCTGGACCGGCTGGTCGAGGGCGGCGCCGACGCGCTCATCGACCAGGGTCGCGTCCGGACGAAGGTCCTCAAGCGGGAGCTGATCACGCGGCCCGAGCTCGAGGCAGCGGCCCACAAGCAGGGCTTCGCGTCACTCCAGGAGGTGGAGCGGGCGGTACTCGAGCCGGCCGGCACCATCTCGTTCTTCCCCAAGAAGCCGCCGCCCGAGGTCGCGCGA from Candidatus Methylomirabilota bacterium includes these protein-coding regions:
- the mgtE gene encoding magnesium transporter, translating into MPAPKDLLERIQLRLEESLAGIGESVADLPPADVADLLNQLTLAEAATVITMLSVPRAVQVCNQPTLGRRSALLEQLEPSRAAAILEDLAADQRTDIVRQMGEHARRRLLPKLHAEARAEVERLLQYPARSAGGIMTTEFVRLDPAMTVGQALRHIREVAREKESIYAGYVMEPDTGRLLGSVSLRDLVMAELETPVVDMMRRKPVTVSALEDQESVAHKIAKYNLLAVPVLEQDGSVVGFVTVDDVIDVMIEEGTEDLLRMAAVEPGALDKPYFDNPILQVVRKRIGWLLLLFVAETFTGTVLRYFESELAAVVALSFFIPLLIGTGGNAGAQTVTTIIRSIALGEIRLRDALRVLTREASAGVVIGVLVGVVAFGRSLLWGVTLQLALTVSITVLAICAWSTTVGSLIPLAAQRLRIDPAVLSAPLITTLVDATGLIIYFTIAKVMLGL
- a CDS encoding YetF domain-containing protein, coding for MDGKIWSDMFHPGLPLLEKILRPILVYVFLIVGLRLAGKRELAQLNPFDLVVLLTLSNTVQNAIIGDEHSVTGGLIGAATLLALNYAVVRFLYAHERLDRLVEGGADALIDQGRVRTKVLKRELITRPELEAAAHKQGFASLQEVERAVLEPAGTISFFPKKPPPEVARHQEILTRLDGIVRDLAALRAALPRPPAGSASAG